One Setaria viridis chromosome 7, Setaria_viridis_v4.0, whole genome shotgun sequence genomic region harbors:
- the LOC117863797 gene encoding L-type lectin-domain containing receptor kinase SIT2 → MALDRPILPRSFASSSLNMLHHPCFLHLQYLILVLLLLSVCWATDAALADGGEFIVDGFSGYDYLTMDGDASVADGLLMLTSGRLAHSKGHAFYPYPLHFTDVSNGSSLASFSTTFLFSIMGPYIDISTDGLAFVLCSNKDFFNASPAQYLGLLNPWNNGNAANHIVAIELDTIQNDELQDIDSNHIGVDINGLISVGSATAGYYTPTHAFHKLSLISGQPMQLWVDYDSNQAMINVTMAPCCLSKPSRPLLSVACNLSTVLPGTEVYAGFSSATGPIPSRHYILGWSFKLNGEPAALNYPALSIKTIQELAAQLQYQPHTHTNKIKTIILCAALLPTVGIAIAVSATLFKLYMKRRLDARRNELEWQREYGLPSFTYKDLLIATSGFKDKMLLGKGGFGSVFKGLLPHSNRTVAIKRVSPESKQGMKEFMAEIVILGHLRHRNLVQLLGYCRHKQQLLLVYDYMPNGSLDCHLHTQDRNLCWAQRFRIIKGIASGLFYLHEDWEQVVIHRDIKTSNVLLDGEMNARLGDFGLARFHAHGADAHTTRVAGTWGYIAPELARLGKATKATDIFALGVLMMEVACARRPIWVNSADGEPLALADWVLAAWRRGSITDAIDPRLDDYVEEEIEVVLKLGLLCSHPSPNARPRMRLVMQYLDRDATLPTDLQPDTLLMSNFDVSQDDNEMHEQHAMSCPTTAITDLSRGR, encoded by the coding sequence ATGGCACTCGATCGACCCATATTGCCGAGAAGCTTTGCCTCGTCTAGCTTAAACATGCTTCATCATCCTTGCTTTCTGCACTTGCAGTATCTCATCCTCGTGCTTCTCCTGCTGTCTGTGTGCTGGGCCACTGACGCCGCCTTAGCTGACGGCGGCGAGTTCATCGTCGATGGTTTCTCCGGTTACGACTACCTTACCATGGACGGTGACGCTTCAGTCGCCGACGGCCTCTTGATGCTAACCAGCGGCCGACTCGCGCACTCAAAAGGTCACGCTTTCTACCCTTACCCTCTCCATTTCACAGATGTCTCAAATGGCTCCTCCCTGGCATCCTTCTCTACAACATTTCTTTTCTCCATTATGGGGCCTTACATTGACATTAGCACCGATGGTCTTGCATTTGTGCTTTGTTCCAATAAAGATTTCTTTAACGCCTCTCCTGCCCAGTATCTTGGCCTTCTCAATCCCTGGAATAACGGTAACGCAGCAAATCATATCGTTGCTATCGAGCTTGATACCATACAGAACGATGAGTTACAAGACATTGACAGCAACCACATAGGGGTTGACATAAACGGCCTGATTTCAGTTGGGTCGGCAACGGCAGGTTACTATACCCCTACTCATGCGTTTCATAAGTTGAGCCTCATCAGTGGACAGCCCATGCAGTTGTGGGTGGACTACGACAGCAACCAAGCCATGATAAATGTCACAATGGCCCCTTGCTGCCTCTCCAAACCCAGCCGGCCGCTGCTATCAGTCGCATGTAATCTGTCAACCGTTTTGCCAGGAACGGAAGTTTATGCTGGATTTTCCTCAGCGACTGGCCCAATTCCCAGCAGACATTACATTCTGggttggagcttcaagctcaaCGGAGAACCTGCAGCACTCAACTACCCCGCCTTATCCATCAAGACTATCCAAGAACTTGCAGCGCAGCTTCAATATcagccacacacacacaccaacaAGATCAAGACAATAATATTATGTGCAGCTCTTTTGCCAACTGTTGGTATCGCCATAGCTGTTTCTGCCACTCTTTTCAAGCTCTATATGAAGAGGCGATTAGATGCAAGAAGAAATGAACTGGAGTGGCAGAGGGAGTACGGACTTCCATCCTTCACCTACAAAGATCTACTGATTGCCACAAGTGGATTCAAGGACAAGATGCTCCTTGGTAAAGGAGGTTTTGGGAGTGTCTTCAAGGGACTACTTCCCCATTCAAATCGGACAGTTGCTATTAAGCGGGTGTCGCCAGAGTCGAAGCAGGGGATGAAGGAGTTCATGGCCGAGATCGTCATCCTTGGTCATCTCCGCCACCGCAATCTTGTCCAACTGCTTGGTTATTGTCGGCACAAGCAACAACTCCTTTTGGTGTATGACTATATGCCCAATGGAAGCCTTGATTGCCACTTACACACCCAAGATCGCAATCTATGCTGGGCTCAAAGGTTCCGCATCATCAAAGGCATTGCATCCGGTCTTTTCTACCTACACGAGGACTGGGAGCAGGTCGTCATCCACCGGGACATCAAGACCAGCAACGTCCTCCTTGACGGGGAGATGAATGCAAGGCTGGGTGATTTCGGCCTCGCAAGGTTCCATGCTCATGGAGCTGACGCTCACACAACACGTGTGGCAGGAACGTGGGGTTACATCGCCCCCGAGCTGGCTCGGCTTGGCAAGGCAACCAAAGCGACCGACATCTTTGCCTTGGGCGTGTTGATGATGGAGGTGGCCTGTGCAAGGCGGCCGATCTGGGTGAACAGCGCTGATGGAGAGCCTCTTGCGCTGGCAGACTGGGTGCTTGCGGCATGGCGACGTGGCTCCATTACTGACGCCATCGACCCGAGACTGGATGACTATGTGGAGGAGGAGATAGAGGTGGTACTGAAGCTTGGCCTACTGTGTTCTCACCCATCGCCGAACGCCAGGCCTCGCATGCGCCTTGTGATGCAGTACCTTGACAGGGATGCAACGCTCCCAACAGACTTGCAACCTGATACTTTGCTGATGAGCAACTTTGATGTGAGCCAGGATGATAATGAAATGCACGAGCAGCATGCCATGTCATGTCCAACGACGGCTATAACCGATCTTTCCAGAGGAAGGTGA
- the LOC117865375 gene encoding laccase-23-like, whose amino-acid sequence MTVVGADASYTKPYSTSVLMIAPGQTTDVLVTFDQPPGRYYLAARAYASAQGVPFDKTTTTAIFDYSSSFSSGSGSPAMPTLPAYNDTATATTFTTSLRGLRKAELPSRVDENLFFTVGVGLFNCSSGQKCGGPNNTRFAASMNNVSFVLPSTVSILQAHYGGAQAQQGVFTDDFPANPPVQFDYTAQNVSRALWQPAPGTKVYRLKYGAAVQLVLQGTNIFAGENHPIHIHGYDFYILAEGFGNFDAATDTVRFNLDDPPMRNTVGVPVNGWAAIRFVADNPGVWLMHCHLDVHITWGLAMAFLVEDGVGELQSLEAPPPDLPLC is encoded by the coding sequence ATGaccgtcgtcggcgccgacgcCTCCTACACCAAGCCCTACTCCACGTCGGTGCTCATGATCGCCCCCGGCCAGACCACAGACGTCCTCGTCACCTTCGACCAGCCGCCCGGCCGGTActacctcgccgcccgcgcctacGCCAGCGCCCAGGGCGTCCCCTTCGACaaaaccaccaccaccgccatctTCGActactcctcctccttctccagcggcagcggcagccccGCCATGCCGACGCTCCCGGCGTACAACgacacggcgacggcgacgacgttCACGACGAGCCTGCGCGGCCTCCGCAAGGCGGAGCTCCCGTCGCGCGTGGACGAGAACCTCTTCTTCACCGTGGGCGTCGGGCTGTTCAACTGCTCGAGTGGCCAGAAGTGCGGCGGGCCCAACAACACGCGGTTCGCGGCGAGCATGAACAACGTCTCCTTCGTGCTGCCGTCCACCGTGTCCATCCTGCAGGCGCACtacggcggcgcccaggcccaGCAGGGCGTGTTCACCGACGACTTCCCGGCGAACCCGCCGGTGCAGTTCGACTACACGGCGCAGAACGTGAGCCGCGCGCTGTGGCAGCCGGCGCCGGGCACGAAGGTGTACAGGCTCAAGTACGGCGCCGCCGTGCAGCTGGTGCTGCAGGGCACCAACATCTTCGCCGGCGAGAACCACCCCATCCACATCCACGGCTACGACTTCTACATCCTCGCCGAGGGGTTCGGCAACTTCGACGCCGCCACCGACACCGTCAGGTTCAACCTGGACGACCCGCCGATGAGGAACACGGTGGGCGTGCCGGTGAACGGGTGGGCGGCGATCCGGTTTGTGGCGGACAACCCGGGGGTGTGGCTGATGCACTGCCATCTGGACGTGCACATCACCTGGGGGCTCGCCATGGCGTTCCTCGTGGAGGACGGCGTTGGGGAGCTGCAGTCTCTGGAGGCGCCTCCACCGGACCTCCCACTCTGCTGA